The candidate division WOR-3 bacterium genomic sequence GAATTATAGATGTAGTAAACAATCATCCGGATACCACCAAGGCGGAAAACGGATGTAATAAAGGTATTTCTTTAGAAAAAAGAATTCTCCCTACAAAAAGGCGGATAGAATTCATTACTGAAATTTATCCTAAGTTAGCCGAGCCTTCCATTATCTATTTCCATTCCTCTTTCCTCCCGAAACAAAATAACATAGTAACACTACCTCTAGGCAGAAAAATAACCGATGCCGAAAGCAAAATTATGCCAGGACCAAAGGTGGCTGACACTCTCTACACTGTATTGATTCAGGAGATTGTACTAAATAAAAAAATATATAAACAGGGTGAAATCGCCACTTTACTTGTATCAAGCACCCGTCCCATCTCAAAGCCGCAAATAAAATTTTTAAAACGCAACTATGAATTATATCTGGCAGGGGAAAATCTTTATAAAACCATCCTTGCTGTGCCTATGGATGCCGATACCGGCCAACATTACCTCATTTTTAGGTATTCCGAAGATGACCAAAATAAAATTTTGAAACTTCCTTTTCGTATAATACCAGGGGATTTTGCCTATGAAGATACTATTGAACTGGATATCTCTATCCTCACTGAGGAAATCTTGGAAATGTTAAGATACGAAAACGCTCGATACTTTTATAAGGCTTACACCACCGATTTTCCTACGCTTTTAATCAATGGGGATTTTATCTGGCCCTGTGATGGAATAATCACTTCGCTCTATGGCAGACCACGCCGCTATAACAAAGATTTAGACAAATGGTCGCATAAGGCCATTGATATTGCCAATAACCCCGGAGTGAAAGTGGTAGCCGCAAATACAGGAATCGTCGTCATGGCTGAAGAACTACAAGCCCATGGTAAAAGTGTCGTCCTCGCCCATGGTCAAGGAATTCATACTGTTTATCTCCATCTCGATAAGATTTATGTAAAGAAAGGCGACACCGTAGCAATCGGCACCGAAATTGGGGAACTTGGTAAAACTGGCATTTGCACAGGGCCTAACTTGCATTTCCAGGTTATGGTCAACCGAATTCCTACTGATCCTCGATATTGGATACCAGGTGGTGTTAATTTAAAAAAAGGCGATTTGGTAAAATCAAGTTCTAACCGGTAATGCCAATTTAACCATCAATCACAATTCAGCCTGACTGCCAAGTTTTACATCCTTCACGGCACTGGTTACAACATAGATCCTGATATTATTGCTATCTGGGTCTGCAGGAAAAACAAAAAATCCCTTTCGGTTTTTATTATAACCCATCGTAGCCCCATAGACTACTTCGTTATCGAAAAAAGTGACTTTAATCTTCATGCCTCGGAATGTCACCGGATCGATTTTACTAAATCCTTTTACTTCCTGATAATCCTTATTACCCTCATAGGTTTTGACGAAGAAAACAGCCTTCAAGGACTCCGTCTGTATTTCTTCGATATTTCCATCCTGATGGATGAGATGGAATTTGGGTTTTTCCGGAACAAAATCATGTGTCATGCCCTTGGCAATACTTCCATTTTTATAATGCAACACAACCCGGTTGGTCTCGGTTCTTTGATCCATGGTTAAGTATATTTAAAATCCAAAAATAAGTCAAGTCTCCTTGGAGTGGGAGCCTTGACAATCCCGGTTAAATCTCTATAATACCCTGATGGAACCCGCAATCTCCGTTGTCATTGTTAATTACAATGTGCGCCACTTCCTTGAGCAATGTCTAATGGCTATTGAGCGGGCGAAACATAATCTTGATATTGAAATAATCGTTGTAGACAACGCATCAGTTGATGGCAGTCAGGCAATGATAAAAAAGAAATTCCCAAATGTGATTCTCATCGAAAACCATCGAAATTTAGGTTTTGCAAAAGCCAATAATCAAGCACTCCGGATTGCCCGGGGCAGATATGTGTTGATATTAAATCCAGATACCCTGATTCAAGAAGATACTCTTGTCACCTTAAAAAATTTTTTAGATGAACATCCCGAGGTGAGTGCTGTGGGTTGTAAATTGATAAATCCAGATGGATCATTCCAAGCCGCCTGCCGGCGGAGTATTCCAACCCCCTGGGTAGCCTTCACGAAGATTGTCGGATTGAGTAGAATTTTCCCACGCAGTAGAATTTTTGGACGTTATAACTTAACCTATCTTTCCCCCGATGTAGAGTGCGAAGTAGAAGTACTTTCCGGTTCCTTAATGATGGTCCGCAAAGAAGTCTTAAAACATATTGGTTTTTTTGATGAAGATTACTTCATGTATGGTGAAGATATTGATTTATGCTACCGGATAAAAAAAGCTGGGGGGAAAATATACTATACTCCGCGCACTAAGGCAATTCATTACAAAGGCGAAAGCACCAAGAAAGGTGAGTTTTCTTATATCACCAATTTTTATTCTTCAATGCTGATATTTATCGATAAACATTTCCAGGACCACTATTCAACATTTGTTAAAATTTTTCTAAAATTAGGAATATATCTACGGGCGTATCTCGCCTACCTGATCTCTTTTTTCAAGATCATCGCTGCTCCGTTGTTGGATTTTTTATTAACAATCCTGAGTATATTTTTAGCCATCAAAATATGGTTACCACATTACCACCTTATGAGGTTTCGAGTTATATTTCCTATCTACACGATTGTATGGTTTTTGAGTATTTATCTTTCCGGTTGCTACCAGGGAAGAAAAAAATATCATCTCAAACCTCTGCTCGGGGGGACCATCATTGGTTTTTTGTTGAATTCGACTTTCACCTATTTTTTTAAACAGTTTGCTTATTCCAGGGTGGTAATCCTAATTGC encodes the following:
- a CDS encoding M23 family metallopeptidase — protein: MKTIYGLILFFSILLAGPGIIDVVNNHPDTTKAENGCNKGISLEKRILPTKRRIEFITEIYPKLAEPSIIYFHSSFLPKQNNIVTLPLGRKITDAESKIMPGPKVADTLYTVLIQEIVLNKKIYKQGEIATLLVSSTRPISKPQIKFLKRNYELYLAGENLYKTILAVPMDADTGQHYLIFRYSEDDQNKILKLPFRIIPGDFAYEDTIELDISILTEEILEMLRYENARYFYKAYTTDFPTLLINGDFIWPCDGIITSLYGRPRRYNKDLDKWSHKAIDIANNPGVKVVAANTGIVVMAEELQAHGKSVVLAHGQGIHTVYLHLDKIYVKKGDTVAIGTEIGELGKTGICTGPNLHFQVMVNRIPTDPRYWIPGGVNLKKGDLVKSSSNR
- a CDS encoding glycosyltransferase, whose protein sequence is MEPAISVVIVNYNVRHFLEQCLMAIERAKHNLDIEIIVVDNASVDGSQAMIKKKFPNVILIENHRNLGFAKANNQALRIARGRYVLILNPDTLIQEDTLVTLKNFLDEHPEVSAVGCKLINPDGSFQAACRRSIPTPWVAFTKIVGLSRIFPRSRIFGRYNLTYLSPDVECEVEVLSGSLMMVRKEVLKHIGFFDEDYFMYGEDIDLCYRIKKAGGKIYYTPRTKAIHYKGESTKKGEFSYITNFYSSMLIFIDKHFQDHYSTFVKIFLKLGIYLRAYLAYLISFFKIIAAPLLDFLLTILSIFLAIKIWLPHYHLMRFRVIFPIYTIVWFLSIYLSGCYQGRKKYHLKPLLGGTIIGFLLNSTFTYFFKQFAYSRVVILIAALLIILLLSGWRLFYRWLGPHAIKHPLSKLRRTIIVGAGKEGLRILKKLRARPDIPYEICGFVDFDEKNVGKEIDGTEVLSTIENIREVIKIQKIDDVIFSSDRLSNKQILETISYAHGTGVNFRIVPHELEYIIAKSSVDEIEAVPLLDFVSSYDPIDLVAKRMLDIVFALIVILTSAPFILLNFIGGARLERKKIYKENGGITEISIFDGGLPFLRKLPLYFGVLKGNLTLVGGEIIEIGERERPAFKPGITGLVQIKSREKNRKLTAQEKDYYNLYYLKNRTLITDLQILIKSIF